The genomic region TAAGTTGCTCATCCTGCACGCCGACCACGAGCAGAACTGCTCTACCTCTACCGTGCGCCTGGTAGGCTCGTCCAACGCCTCGCTCTACGGTTCGGTTTCGGCCGGTATCAACGCGCTGTGGGGCCCCCTGCACGGCGGTGCCAACCAAGAGGTTATTGAGATGCTGGAAGCCATTGAACGCGATGGTGGCGACACCAGCAAATTCATTGCGAAGGCCAAGGACAAGGAAGACCCCTTCCGCCTTATGGGCTTCGGCCACCGCGTGTACAAGAACTTCGACCCGCGCGCCAAGATCATCAAGAAAGCTGCCGACGAAGTATTGCAGGAATTGGGCGTTACCAACAGCCCCCTGCTCAAAATTGCTAAAGAGCTGGAAGAAGCTGCCCTCACCGACCAGTACTTCGTTGACCGTAAGCTCTATCCGAACGTTGACTTCTACTCGGGCATTATCTATAAGGCTCTGGGTATTCCGTCGGAGATGTTCACGGTGCTGTTTGCCCTGGGCCGCCTACCCGGCTGGATTGCCCAGTGGAAAGAGATGCGCGAAAACAAAGAGCCTATTGGCCGCCCGCGCCAGATCTACGTGGGCGAGCAGGTACGCGACTACGTTGGCATCGAGCAACGCTAAGTTGGCCCTACCCTCCTCATACAAAAAGCCCGCTTTACAGCGGGCTTTTTTGTGTACTAGAAGATGGATAGCCGTTTAGCCAGTAGGCAAGCGCTTAACGCAGGTTTACGGCCGTCATAGAGGCTTTGGCCTCACGGTAGGCTACCATCTGGCGGGGCCATAAGATAGCAGCTAGGTCCCACTCGTAGTGGTCCTGAATTTCGGCCATTTGTTTGTCAACGGCTTCGGTGTCCATGTTGCGCTGTTTTTTAAGCGTTTCCACAGCCGTCAGCATTTGCAGGTTCAGCTGTTTCACTTTCAGGTACTGACCTTCATTGAGGTGCGTCTTAGCCGCAATCTGCTGCGTCATCGTTTTGGCGCGGGTAGCCAACGGTGAGTCGCCAGGGCCGCCGGCCATTACAGAAGTTGTGCTGAACAGAGCAAATACGGCGAGGAGGATGTAAGATTTTGCTTTCATAATACTAGAGAAGTAGAAAGTGAGAATACTGTTGAATTTTGTGTGGGGTGATGGAAAAAGTCAACTGGCATTGGCATGTGTGTCACAGATGCCAACAAGCGAGGCAAAACATAATTATAATCGAATATAATACTATTTATAAATATAATGCAACATAAACTTATTATATTTTTCTACTAACTATCATTTAACCTATATGCAACTGCATTCCTATTCATTATTGTATTAGTGTCACTCAGACTGTAGGGCTTACTTACCTATATAAATTGTACTGACACGTCACTTGGAAGAGGGCCCTTGGTCTTTCTATTAGCTTAATGAAGCTATTCGGCGCGGAAGGCCATACGGGTATTTTCTGAATGGCGGTAGATCTGCTGCTGCGCGGGGTATAGCAGTGCTAGCATTTCGCTTTCGTACTGCGCCTGCATAGCCGATGCTTGCTCATCCAGCGACGATACAGTGGCTGTGCCCTCTTGTTTAAGCGTTTCCATCTCCGTCAGCCACCGTACGTTCAGTTGCTTTAGCTTCAAATACTGGCCTTCATCGAGTCGCATTTTGGTGGCCATAGTCCGGGTGAGTATCACCGCCCGCTGCTGAATCGCAGGATTTTCGCTGGGATCTTGGGCAATAGCTTCTGCTGTGCTACTCATGTATAGCCCTATCAGCAAAGCGGCGGTCAAGTATGCTTTTTTCATGCTCGTAGTAAGTAAAAGAGTGGATGCTTGATGATTCTTCTTTAATGTATTCTTTGTGCTTACATCAGCCGAATCCTATTTATAGACGCTATTCAGCCACATCGAACGATACAAACGTACCGTCTAAATTTTAACTTAAAAAAGAATTTGTAGTATTTAAATGATTGATAACTTGCACTAAACTTATACAACAGACTTATTCCCAGTTGCCTGTTTGCTGTATGAAAAAGGAATACTACAAACACAAAAAAAGCCAATAGCTCGAGGCTATTGGCTTTGAAACGAAGGTCTACTGGACTACAGTAATCGGAACTCGATGCGCCTGTTCTGCTGACGGTGTGCTTCCGAATCGTTAGCGACCAGCGGGCGAGTTTCGCCGTAGCCCTTATAGCGCAGGCGAGAGGCCTTCACGCCATGCTGGCTTAGGTAATCATACACAGCCTTCGCGCGGTTCTGCGAGAGCACCATGTTATCGGCATCGGCGCCTACGTCGTCGGTATGGCCCGAAACCTCTACCTGCACCTCCTGATACTGCTGCATAAACTGAATCAGCCGGTTCAGTTCCGTGCGCGACTTAGGCTTCAGCTCGTACTTGTTGGTATCGAAAAATAGATTGTTCAGCACAATGGTGCGCCCGGCCCGCACAGGCTCCAGGTAGATGTCGAGCGTGAGCGGGTCAAAATTGCGCTTGTCCGTATAATCAAAGCTCAGGCTTTTCATTAGGTATTTATCAGCCACGGCATACATGGCGTACTGCCTACCCTCGTTCAGCACCACGGTATAGTCGCCCTGCTCGGGGTCGGAGGTAACATACTGCGTAAGCTGGTCGGTGTTAAGGTCGTAGAGCTGCACATCGGCCTTCAGGGGCTTCTTCGTAATGGCATCAAACACCCTACCCTGTGTGTAGGTGCTGGTTTCCTGGGCTTGCACGGCCTGGGGCACCTCAAAGCTATATAGCTCTACCGGACGGTTGCGCACCTTGGTTACGCCCGGCTCAGAAGTGCGCGAGCGGGAGCAAAATCCCCGGCGGTTGTCAGAAGAGATAAACAACGACGCTTCGTTTTCGAAGGTATTGAGCGGGTAGCCCAAGTTTTGCGGCACGCCCCATTTACCATCGGGCTGCACGGCACTCCGAAACACGTCGAGGCCGCCCATGCCTACCAAGCCATCCGTTACGTAATAGAGCGTGGTGCCCGAGGCGTGAATAAACGGCGCCATATCCTGCCCCGGCGTATTTATGGGGGCGCCCAGGTTGCGGGCGGGGCTCCAGGTGCCGTCGTCCTGCTGAGTGGTCACGTAGATGTCTTCCTTGCCTAAGCCGCCACGCCGGTCGGAAGTGAAGTAAAGTGTGCGCCCATCGGCCGAGAGCGAGGCCTGCGAATCCCAATAGGGCGAGTTCACGTTGCGGCCCATATTCTGAGGCTTGCTCCACGTATTGCCCGTGCGCCGTGAGATGTACAAGTCGCAGGACCCCACGGAGCCAGGCCGGTCGCAGGAGGTGAATACCAGCGTTTTACCGTCCCCGGAAATCGTGGCGGCTCCCTCATTATAGGGCGTGTTGATGGCCGGCGATATCGACACTGGTTCACTCAACGACCCGTCTTTGCCTTGCCGGGAAATCAGAATATCCTCGTAGCTATTGTCAGAGGCGCTGGCCCGAGCCGTAAAGACCAGAAAGCGGTTGTCGGCCGTCAACACCGGAAAATACTGGAAGTAGAAGGTATTCAGCGGCTCGCCAAGGCGTTCGGGCTGCTTACCAGTGGGGTTGGCCATGGCCTTTTGGGCAAACTCGCAGTTGAGCAGTTGCTGCTGTGCCCGCACCGTATTGCGCTGTCCCTTCGGTCCTACCTTTAGGTATTTGGTATACCCGTCCGCTGCGGTTTTGTAATCACCCAGGCTCAGGGCCAGCTCGCCCAGTGTGAAGTAGTTGTTGGCCTGCCCCGCTGTCACCGGCAGCTTGCTGAGCCCGTCGCGGTAGGCCTCGTAGGCGTTCTGGTTTTCGCCCATAGCCTTCAGCAAGGAGCCACGCATTACATACGGCTCACCCAGCGAAGGGAACTTCTCATTGAGGACTTGCAGTGTTTCCAGAGCCTTGTTGAAGTCACGGGCTTTGGCTTGCTGCTGCGCCTTATCCCACAGACCGCGCGCTTTGGTATTGGAACTAGCCAGCGTTGCCTGCGCGGCGCTTGACAGCGGCAGCGCCAGCACGAGTGCCAACAACGAGGCAGGAAAGGAGAAGCGCATGGGCGGGTAGCGGAAAGGTAGACCGTGAAGGAGAGCGGCTAAGGAATATCGAGGTATTTGTGCGTTTGCAGCGACACTTGCCAACGCGGATTGGCCTTCACGTAATCGATAATTAGGGGTGTCATAGCGGCCTCTTTACTCCATTCGGGTTGTAGGTAGAGGCGGCAATTGCTCCCTACTTGGGTGGCGTGTTCCTCAGCCCACTTAAAATCCGACTTGTTGAATACTACCACTTTAAGCTCATTGGCTTCAGCCAGCACTTGAGGTAGGGGGGCTTTGAATTTCTTGGGCGACACGCAGATCCAATCCCAGTGACCAGAGAGCGGGTAGGCGCCGGAAGTTTCAATCCAGGTTTGGCAGCCGGCTT from Hymenobacter aerilatus harbors:
- a CDS encoding OmpA family protein codes for the protein MRFSFPASLLALVLALPLSSAAQATLASSNTKARGLWDKAQQQAKARDFNKALETLQVLNEKFPSLGEPYVMRGSLLKAMGENQNAYEAYRDGLSKLPVTAGQANNYFTLGELALSLGDYKTAADGYTKYLKVGPKGQRNTVRAQQQLLNCEFAQKAMANPTGKQPERLGEPLNTFYFQYFPVLTADNRFLVFTARASASDNSYEDILISRQGKDGSLSEPVSISPAINTPYNEGAATISGDGKTLVFTSCDRPGSVGSCDLYISRRTGNTWSKPQNMGRNVNSPYWDSQASLSADGRTLYFTSDRRGGLGKEDIYVTTQQDDGTWSPARNLGAPINTPGQDMAPFIHASGTTLYYVTDGLVGMGGLDVFRSAVQPDGKWGVPQNLGYPLNTFENEASLFISSDNRRGFCSRSRTSEPGVTKVRNRPVELYSFEVPQAVQAQETSTYTQGRVFDAITKKPLKADVQLYDLNTDQLTQYVTSDPEQGDYTVVLNEGRQYAMYAVADKYLMKSLSFDYTDKRNFDPLTLDIYLEPVRAGRTIVLNNLFFDTNKYELKPKSRTELNRLIQFMQQYQEVQVEVSGHTDDVGADADNMVLSQNRAKAVYDYLSQHGVKASRLRYKGYGETRPLVANDSEAHRQQNRRIEFRLL
- a CDS encoding 7-carboxy-7-deazaguanine synthase QueE, producing the protein MLHQLPVATGLVADSVGAATLPLMEHFYTIQGEGYNTGRAAYFLRLGGCDVGCVWCDVKESWDAEAHPRVAIADMVAAVTSYPGRNAVITGGEPLMHDLTQLTGALKEAGCQTWIETSGAYPLSGHWDWICVSPKKFKAPLPQVLAEANELKVVVFNKSDFKWAEEHATQVGSNCRLYLQPEWSKEAAMTPLIIDYVKANPRWQVSLQTHKYLDIP